Proteins encoded within one genomic window of Kibdelosporangium phytohabitans:
- a CDS encoding helix-turn-helix transcriptional regulator produces the protein MANTSHRALRLLSLLGSGRQWPLRELAIRLGVSERTVRRDIETLRGLDYPIATSHGPDGGYRLGSGQTLPPLLFDHDQALAVAVALQTAPSTMFGLGDDAARALATLHQAMPPALRASMESLRLTRLQNYWEFPAQPIDPAALTAVGTAVRHRRLLVAEALRPDGTRPEPGDADFSPARRIEPHHLVVWAARWYLVAYDLTDHQWRVHRVDRLHPRPTTQHFAARALPGDDLAHFVMSTHDRGDTPAAWQCTGTARLKLPAHIVARWAPGGSVVEHLDTRHCRLTLGAWSWAGVAGILATFDTELTDLHPPELVQACRRLAHRWATTTGTENPDPADG, from the coding sequence ATGGCGAACACCTCACACCGGGCGCTGCGGTTGCTGTCCCTGCTCGGCTCGGGACGGCAGTGGCCGCTGCGCGAACTCGCCATCCGGCTCGGGGTCAGCGAGCGCACCGTCCGCCGTGACATCGAGACCCTGCGCGGGCTTGACTATCCGATCGCCACCAGCCACGGCCCCGACGGCGGCTACCGGCTCGGCTCAGGGCAGACCCTGCCGCCGCTGCTGTTCGACCACGACCAGGCCCTCGCGGTGGCGGTGGCCCTGCAAACCGCGCCCAGCACGATGTTCGGCCTCGGCGACGACGCGGCACGAGCGCTGGCGACGCTGCACCAGGCCATGCCCCCGGCGCTGCGGGCGTCCATGGAATCGCTGCGCCTGACCCGGTTGCAGAACTACTGGGAGTTCCCCGCGCAGCCCATCGACCCGGCCGCCCTCACCGCTGTCGGGACCGCGGTACGCCACCGGCGGCTCCTCGTGGCCGAGGCACTGCGTCCCGACGGGACACGTCCCGAACCCGGTGACGCCGACTTCTCGCCGGCCCGCCGCATCGAGCCCCACCACCTGGTCGTGTGGGCCGCCCGGTGGTATCTGGTCGCCTACGACCTCACCGACCACCAATGGCGAGTGCACCGCGTCGACCGCCTGCACCCCCGCCCCACCACCCAGCACTTCGCCGCCCGTGCCCTTCCCGGCGACGACCTCGCCCACTTCGTGATGAGCACCCACGACCGCGGCGACACCCCCGCCGCCTGGCAATGCACCGGTACAGCCCGGCTCAAGCTGCCCGCGCACATCGTTGCCCGCTGGGCACCAGGCGGCTCCGTCGTGGAACACCTCGACACGCGGCACTGCCGGCTCACCCTCGGCGCCTGGTCCTGGGCCGGCGTCGCAGGCATCCTCGCCACCTTCGACACCGAGCTGACCGACCTCCACCCACCCGAACTCGTCCAGGCATGCCGGCGCCTGGCACACCGCTGGGCCACCACCACCGGCACCGAGAACCCGGACCCTGCGGACGGATGA
- a CDS encoding sensor histidine kinase, translating into MIRGTPRTVREALTTSRFLISVWPWRAYGHVLGTTVIAGMTLVPLAVPAAPWLFAVAGLWRPAPLSWTWVLVLVLVGGLLLGVVLPWVAAPVAWLERRRLRLVDGRALGAAPRGRIHYADPATWRAVAYLVLLVTVGALMSAAICGLLLFLVLLAGSPFLVDGTSVVTLGFTTVGTVDAAIPFAVAGVVALVLSPYPVALLASAHGAVARALLRDDNAPLRAELVEVAQSRARLVDLFEAERRRIERDLHDGAQQRLVGLTLRLGLAKVDLLPGSPAHAEVTAAHDEAKQLMTVLRELVHGIHPRVLTDRGLPAALGELADRAPVPVNVHADVPGRLPASVEAIAYFVVAEALTNVAKHSGAAEATVSAYRRAETLVLEVCDDGVGGADPVRGTGLTGLADRAAVVGGRMLLSSPPGGPTVVRVELPCD; encoded by the coding sequence GTGATCAGGGGGACACCGCGAACAGTGCGCGAAGCGCTGACCACCAGCAGATTCCTCATCAGCGTCTGGCCATGGCGCGCGTACGGTCACGTGCTCGGCACGACCGTGATCGCGGGGATGACGCTGGTGCCGCTCGCGGTCCCCGCCGCGCCGTGGCTGTTCGCGGTGGCCGGTCTGTGGCGTCCGGCGCCGCTGTCGTGGACGTGGGTGCTGGTGCTTGTGCTCGTCGGCGGACTGCTGCTCGGCGTGGTGCTGCCGTGGGTCGCGGCGCCGGTGGCTTGGCTGGAACGACGTCGGCTGCGCCTGGTCGACGGCCGCGCGCTCGGCGCCGCGCCGCGTGGACGGATCCACTACGCCGACCCCGCGACCTGGCGCGCTGTCGCCTACCTGGTCCTGTTGGTGACAGTCGGCGCTCTGATGTCCGCCGCCATCTGTGGGCTTCTGCTGTTCCTTGTCCTGTTGGCGGGGTCGCCGTTCCTCGTGGACGGAACGTCCGTGGTGACGCTCGGGTTCACCACCGTCGGCACTGTGGACGCGGCGATTCCCTTTGCGGTGGCTGGTGTCGTCGCGCTGGTGCTGTCGCCGTACCCGGTAGCCCTGCTGGCGTCGGCGCACGGCGCGGTGGCTCGTGCGTTGCTCCGTGACGACAACGCGCCGCTGCGTGCCGAACTGGTCGAGGTCGCGCAGTCCAGGGCCCGGCTGGTGGACCTGTTCGAAGCCGAACGCCGTCGCATCGAGCGCGACCTGCACGACGGCGCCCAGCAGCGGCTGGTCGGCCTCACCCTCCGGCTCGGACTGGCCAAAGTGGACCTCCTGCCCGGCTCGCCCGCGCACGCGGAGGTCACGGCCGCGCACGACGAGGCCAAGCAGTTGATGACCGTGCTGCGCGAACTCGTCCACGGCATCCACCCCAGAGTGCTCACCGACCGCGGACTGCCCGCGGCACTGGGGGAACTGGCCGACCGCGCGCCTGTTCCAGTGAACGTGCACGCGGATGTTCCGGGCCGCCTGCCCGCCTCGGTCGAGGCGATCGCGTACTTCGTCGTCGCCGAGGCGTTGACCAACGTTGCCAAGCACAGCGGCGCGGCAGAGGCGACCGTCTCCGCGTACCGACGGGCCGAGACTCTCGTTCTGGAGGTCTGTGACGACGGCGTCGGTGGCGCGGACCCTGTGCGTGGCACTGGGTTGACCGGGCTGGCCGACCGTGCGGCTGTTGTGGGCGGGCGGATGTTGCTGTCGAGCCCGCCAGGTGGTCCGACCGTGGTACGTGTGGAGTTGCCGTGCGATTGA
- a CDS encoding ArsR/SmtB family transcription factor, whose product MARAATTSDVFNAIAEPQRREILVLLRAGERPVTELAVELGMSQPRASKHLRVLREVGLVRDRKAGKQRLYGLDARGLRPIHEWTGGFERFWNGSFDRLDAYVQDLKQARQED is encoded by the coding sequence ATGGCACGAGCAGCGACGACCTCGGACGTCTTCAACGCGATCGCCGAGCCGCAGCGCCGGGAGATCCTGGTGCTGCTGCGGGCGGGTGAGCGGCCGGTCACCGAGTTGGCCGTGGAGCTGGGGATGAGCCAGCCGCGCGCGTCCAAGCACCTGCGGGTGCTCCGGGAGGTCGGGCTGGTGCGGGACCGCAAGGCAGGCAAACAGCGCCTGTACGGCCTTGACGCACGCGGCCTGCGGCCGATCCACGAGTGGACCGGCGGGTTCGAGCGGTTCTGGAACGGAAGCTTCGACCGGCTGGACGCGTACGTGCAGGACCTCAAGCAGGCAAGGCAGGAGGATTAG
- a CDS encoding SRPBCC family protein, producing MNATGRGAQAQSAVSDREIVVSRVIDAPRELVFEAFTEVRHLSRWWGPEGFTTTTRLFEFRVGGEWDFVMHGPDGTDYAEWITWTEIAPPERIALLHGEARDDPNAFESVLTFEPDGVATRIEMRTVFATKQLRDEAVEKYHAVEGGQQTLGNLAAYVTEILRKEAG from the coding sequence ATGAACGCGACGGGACGAGGAGCGCAGGCGCAGTCCGCGGTGTCCGACCGCGAGATCGTGGTGTCCCGGGTCATCGACGCCCCGCGGGAGCTGGTGTTCGAGGCGTTCACCGAGGTCCGGCACCTGTCGCGGTGGTGGGGGCCGGAGGGGTTCACCACCACCACGCGGTTGTTCGAGTTCCGCGTCGGCGGGGAGTGGGACTTCGTGATGCACGGGCCGGACGGGACGGACTACGCCGAGTGGATCACCTGGACCGAGATCGCCCCACCGGAGCGGATCGCACTGCTGCACGGTGAAGCCCGCGACGACCCGAACGCCTTCGAGTCGGTCCTCACGTTCGAGCCCGACGGCGTGGCGACCCGGATCGAGATGCGCACGGTGTTCGCCACCAAGCAACTGCGTGACGAGGCGGTCGAGAAGTACCACGCGGTCGAGGGCGGCCAGCAGACCCTGGGCAACCTCGCCGCCTACGTCACCGAGATCCTCCGGAAGGAAGCGGGCTGA
- a CDS encoding sensor histidine kinase: MSEGPRHPAPMLLALALRWLAFGWMLIVALVSGQIQRPVEASVALLATGCWTAWLTLAAVRRTRLVLAMDVAVAIALTVLYGYVFSPHAMLTNHPSFMGAYPAAAVAACGVVYRVRGGCAAGLILGLSLPFAYAANEIALDELSFLQVMTMIGSGLSYVLLGGTIGAAARQLDALHERATRDGERAARMAERQRIAAQIHDDVLQQLGRLRGSIREMSAGPVLDAVAEGIARQESALRGLGSAEPDPPPPGVVSLRSHLAQLAQRYTGVPVRLVTAGPFPLPTGMATEIVAAVAELLTNVVKHAQANQVWLTVLPDGGDITVTVRDNGVGFRTDQDTDGLGLRLSVRARVHRMAGSVRIRSSPGHGTEVQLRVPKGNGHA; the protein is encoded by the coding sequence ATGTCGGAGGGGCCAAGACATCCGGCGCCGATGCTGCTGGCGCTCGCCCTGCGCTGGCTGGCGTTCGGCTGGATGCTGATCGTGGCGTTGGTCAGCGGGCAGATCCAGCGACCCGTCGAGGCATCGGTCGCGCTGCTCGCGACCGGCTGCTGGACGGCATGGCTCACGTTGGCCGCGGTCCGGCGGACGCGACTGGTGCTCGCGATGGACGTGGCGGTGGCCATCGCGCTGACTGTGCTGTACGGCTACGTCTTCTCCCCGCACGCGATGCTGACCAATCACCCGTCCTTCATGGGTGCCTACCCGGCGGCGGCGGTCGCCGCGTGCGGAGTCGTCTACCGGGTGCGTGGCGGCTGCGCGGCCGGGCTGATCCTCGGCTTGTCCCTGCCGTTCGCCTACGCGGCCAACGAGATCGCGCTGGACGAGCTGTCCTTCCTGCAAGTCATGACCATGATCGGCAGCGGGCTGTCCTACGTGCTGCTCGGCGGCACGATCGGGGCGGCTGCCCGCCAGCTCGACGCGTTGCACGAGCGGGCCACCCGCGACGGGGAGCGGGCGGCGCGGATGGCCGAGCGGCAGCGGATCGCCGCCCAGATCCACGACGACGTGCTGCAGCAGCTCGGCCGGTTGCGCGGGAGCATCAGGGAAATGTCCGCCGGGCCGGTGCTGGATGCCGTCGCGGAGGGGATCGCCCGGCAGGAGTCGGCTCTGCGGGGCCTCGGCAGTGCCGAGCCGGACCCGCCGCCGCCCGGTGTCGTGTCGCTGCGCTCGCACCTGGCCCAACTCGCTCAGCGCTACACCGGCGTCCCAGTCCGTCTCGTCACCGCGGGCCCGTTCCCGCTGCCGACGGGCATGGCGACCGAGATCGTCGCCGCGGTCGCGGAACTGCTGACCAACGTCGTCAAACACGCGCAGGCGAACCAGGTCTGGCTCACCGTGCTGCCCGACGGTGGCGACATCACGGTCACCGTCCGGGACAACGGCGTCGGATTCCGGACCGACCAGGACACGGACGGCCTCGGTCTGAGGCTGTCGGTACGGGCCAGGGTGCACCGGATGGCGGGCAGCGTCCGCATCCGCAGCAGTCCCGGGCACGGCACCGAGGTGCAGTTGCGCGTCCCGAAGGGAAACGGCCATGCGTGA
- a CDS encoding response regulator, with the protein MRVVLAEDGVLLRAGLAGLLERFGFEVIAQVGDADALTAAVAGTRPDLVVTDIRMPPGFTDEGLRAAVELRRADPGLAVVALSQYVERSYAAELLDSGAGVRVGYLLKDRVVDVEDFVATLRRVVAGATVVDPQVVRQLLVRRRDPLAWLSAREREVLALVAEGHSNAAIAARLVITEAAVGKHVGNILAKLDLPPTEDTNRRVLAVLTYLRATGF; encoded by the coding sequence ATTCGAGTCGTGCTCGCCGAGGACGGCGTGCTGCTGCGAGCCGGGCTGGCAGGGCTGTTGGAGCGGTTCGGATTCGAGGTGATCGCCCAGGTCGGCGACGCGGACGCGCTGACGGCAGCCGTCGCCGGAACCCGGCCGGACCTCGTGGTCACCGACATCCGGATGCCGCCGGGGTTCACCGACGAGGGACTGCGGGCCGCGGTGGAACTGCGCCGGGCCGATCCGGGGCTGGCGGTCGTCGCGTTGAGCCAGTACGTGGAACGCAGCTACGCCGCCGAGTTGCTGGACTCCGGTGCCGGCGTGCGGGTCGGTTACCTGCTCAAGGACCGGGTTGTCGACGTGGAGGACTTCGTCGCGACGCTGCGCCGGGTCGTGGCGGGCGCGACGGTGGTCGACCCGCAGGTGGTCCGCCAGCTGCTGGTTCGCCGGCGTGACCCGTTGGCCTGGTTGTCGGCGCGTGAGCGCGAGGTTCTGGCCCTGGTCGCCGAAGGCCACTCGAACGCCGCGATCGCGGCCAGGCTGGTCATCACCGAGGCGGCCGTCGGCAAACACGTCGGCAACATCCTGGCCAAGCTGGACCTGCCGCCGACCGAGGACACCAACCGGCGAGTGCTCGCCGTCCTGACCTACCTGCGAGCCACGGGCTTCTGA
- a CDS encoding ATP-binding protein, with protein MPALLTMWADRLPSFAAAVVTSSDLTQPYVYEQLPAVPEQAAVARGHLARWAGGIGLSENLAQDIVLASGEAISNAIEHAYIGIDGDVTIFAGTTSPGDAIRVIVTDTGRWRPPESSPGLRGRGWGMLERLTETFRLAHTPDGTTVVLRWSRH; from the coding sequence ATGCCGGCGCTGTTGACCATGTGGGCGGATCGACTCCCTTCGTTCGCCGCCGCCGTCGTCACGAGTTCCGATCTCACCCAGCCGTACGTCTACGAGCAGTTACCCGCGGTACCCGAACAGGCCGCTGTCGCACGCGGGCACCTCGCCCGGTGGGCCGGGGGCATCGGGCTTTCGGAGAACCTCGCCCAGGACATCGTCCTGGCCAGCGGTGAAGCGATCAGCAACGCCATCGAACACGCCTACATCGGCATCGACGGTGACGTCACCATCTTCGCAGGCACCACCTCGCCTGGGGACGCGATCCGCGTGATCGTCACGGACACCGGTCGCTGGCGTCCACCCGAGTCCTCCCCGGGACTTCGCGGGCGGGGCTGGGGAATGCTGGAGCGCCTCACCGAGACGTTCCGCCTCGCGCACACCCCGGACGGCACAACGGTCGTGCTCCGCTGGTCGCGTCACTGA
- a CDS encoding FAD-dependent oxidoreductase, whose protein sequence is MRVVVVGGGIGGLALGAGLRRRGFEVAVFDRDTDVAATGGYHITLDDRAQSALTDLVEPQIMRRLLASGSALRLRERDAFWDRRGRLLGHGPDLSGSGSVDVDRITLRLLLAEAVGDDLHLGCEVSGVGHDDHGTPQVLFTDRAPVPADLVVGADGAHSLVARRLAGGPTNSPAGIIGFSGRTLRRDLSIGEQDRLRPRSGMGIGPRGAALYVGFLDPVGNAALDAPELRMSVTTGPTYIWGAMFPESAATDSLRTLGAGELRAALLDMFRERRWAEHTLEVIARADPHSVAGFRFNAASTSAKDLAPWPAGRITALGDAVHATPPTAGMGAGAAIRDAASLLKHISDAADGTIPLTGAVDHFEAGMRQRGSEVLTLAMKTVRWILATDTTFGAAATAVSTPLLAAAARLRR, encoded by the coding sequence ATGCGGGTAGTCGTGGTCGGCGGCGGAATCGGCGGGCTCGCGCTGGGGGCTGGGCTGCGTCGCCGCGGATTCGAGGTGGCGGTGTTCGACCGCGACACCGATGTGGCGGCGACGGGCGGTTACCACATCACCCTGGACGACCGGGCGCAGTCAGCGCTGACGGATCTGGTGGAGCCGCAGATCATGCGGCGGTTGCTGGCGTCGGGGTCGGCGCTCCGGCTACGCGAACGGGACGCGTTCTGGGACCGCCGCGGCCGGTTGCTCGGTCACGGGCCGGATCTGAGCGGCAGCGGCAGTGTCGACGTCGACCGGATCACATTGCGGTTGTTGCTGGCCGAAGCGGTCGGCGACGACCTGCACCTGGGATGCGAGGTGTCCGGCGTCGGCCACGACGACCACGGAACGCCCCAGGTGCTGTTCACCGATCGGGCGCCGGTCCCGGCGGACCTGGTGGTCGGCGCGGACGGCGCGCACTCGCTGGTCGCCCGTCGGCTGGCGGGCGGCCCGACCAACAGCCCCGCCGGCATCATCGGGTTCTCCGGGCGCACCCTCCGGCGCGACCTCAGCATCGGCGAACAGGACCGGCTGCGACCGCGGTCCGGCATGGGAATCGGCCCCCGCGGGGCAGCGCTCTACGTCGGTTTTCTCGACCCGGTCGGCAACGCCGCACTCGACGCTCCCGAACTGCGGATGTCGGTCACCACCGGACCCACCTACATCTGGGGCGCCATGTTCCCCGAATCCGCCGCGACCGATTCACTGCGCACGCTGGGTGCGGGCGAGTTGCGGGCCGCGCTGCTGGACATGTTCCGCGAACGGCGGTGGGCCGAGCACACGCTCGAGGTCATCGCCAGGGCCGACCCGCACAGCGTGGCCGGATTCCGCTTCAACGCCGCCTCCACCAGCGCGAAGGATCTCGCGCCCTGGCCCGCGGGTCGCATCACCGCACTCGGTGACGCTGTCCACGCCACACCGCCCACCGCCGGAATGGGAGCAGGAGCGGCCATCCGCGACGCCGCCAGCCTGCTCAAGCACATCAGCGACGCGGCCGACGGCACGATTCCGCTCACCGGCGCCGTGGACCACTTCGAGGCCGGCATGCGCCAGCGTGGTAGCGAAGTCCTCACCCTCGCCATGAAAACCGTCCGATGGATCCTGGCCACCGACACCACCTTCGGCGCCGCGGCCACCGCCGTCAGCACTCCGCTTCTGGCCGCCGCCGCCCGGCTGCGCCGCTGA
- a CDS encoding response regulator transcription factor — MREDQIRVLVVEDHPITRDGVRSGLERDGRAVVVAEAADVPTACRVADRVRPDVALIDLRLRPHPEEATGHGVGVIHYLRRHQPEVRVLVLSQAGPEELLAAVQAGAHGCVSKAATAAELTDAVAAVLTGPVLPAELAAHLIGELHRHTRPLTSRERDVLRCLANGYDNREIAAQLHIAVRTVNRHLENIRDKLGRTRRSDLIRIARTHLMPWQS, encoded by the coding sequence ATGCGTGAGGACCAGATCCGCGTGCTCGTCGTGGAGGACCACCCGATCACGCGCGACGGGGTCCGAAGTGGACTTGAACGCGACGGCCGGGCGGTCGTCGTGGCCGAGGCGGCGGACGTGCCCACCGCGTGCCGAGTGGCCGACCGGGTGCGGCCCGATGTCGCCCTGATCGACCTGCGCCTGCGGCCCCACCCCGAGGAAGCCACCGGACACGGCGTCGGCGTGATCCACTACCTGCGCCGGCACCAGCCGGAGGTGCGGGTTCTCGTGCTCTCCCAAGCGGGTCCGGAGGAGTTGCTGGCCGCTGTCCAGGCGGGCGCGCACGGCTGCGTCAGCAAGGCAGCCACCGCCGCCGAGCTGACCGACGCGGTCGCCGCCGTGCTCACGGGTCCGGTGCTGCCCGCCGAACTCGCCGCTCACCTGATCGGTGAGCTGCACCGGCACACCCGGCCGCTCACCTCCCGGGAGCGCGACGTGTTGCGTTGCCTGGCGAACGGCTACGACAACCGCGAGATCGCCGCGCAGCTGCACATCGCCGTGCGCACTGTGAACCGGCATCTGGAGAACATCCGGGACAAGCTCGGCCGGACCCGCCGTTCCGACCTGATCCGCATCGCCCGCACCCACCTGATGCCCTGGCAATCCTGA
- a CDS encoding amidohydrolase family protein: MRTLLRGGRVIDPATGFDGTADVLVSGGVVTAVGPSLPSQPGDTQIDVSGLVVGPGFIDLHSHVHTIAGQRLQAMDGVTTALDLEAGLMPIERAYAEAAAAGRPLHYGFSASWGSARAQVLAGIEPDANIDSGLAVLGNLAWQRTSSPAELTAWLSLLEGELAAGALGVGVLLGYAPLTDPGEFTALARLAEQAGAPTFTHVRELVEVDPATPVDGSQEIAIVAAETGAAMHHCHVNSTSGYQIDRVLAALEASRSAGSRVTVEAYPYGAGSTGIGAAFLSPERLKMKGLSPSSVIMLESGERIADERRLLQVRAEQPGAPCILEFLDESSPRDLALLRQALAFPDSIVASDALPVYWKNGTSESTEWPLPPGGATHPRTSGTYAKTLRLMVRESGAWTWLEAFRRCSYLPARVLDEVAPAARAKGRLDVGADADIVVLDPGAVTDAATYFDPTRPSVGVRHLFVSGVAVVADGNLRTDAFPGKPLRGEPR, from the coding sequence ATGCGGACACTCTTGCGCGGCGGTCGTGTCATCGACCCGGCGACGGGGTTCGACGGTACGGCCGACGTGCTGGTATCCGGCGGGGTGGTCACCGCCGTCGGGCCGAGTCTGCCCTCGCAGCCGGGCGACACGCAGATCGACGTCTCCGGTCTCGTCGTCGGCCCCGGTTTCATCGACCTGCACAGTCACGTGCACACGATCGCGGGTCAGCGGCTGCAGGCGATGGACGGCGTCACGACCGCGCTCGACCTCGAAGCCGGGCTGATGCCGATCGAACGCGCCTACGCCGAGGCCGCCGCGGCGGGAAGGCCGCTGCACTACGGTTTCTCCGCGTCGTGGGGGTCGGCCAGGGCTCAGGTGCTCGCCGGGATCGAGCCCGACGCCAACATCGACAGCGGCCTCGCGGTGCTCGGGAACCTGGCCTGGCAACGGACTTCGTCGCCTGCCGAGCTGACGGCCTGGCTGTCGCTTCTGGAGGGTGAGCTCGCCGCGGGCGCGCTCGGGGTCGGGGTGCTGCTCGGTTACGCGCCGTTGACGGATCCCGGCGAGTTCACGGCTCTCGCCCGGCTCGCCGAACAAGCTGGGGCGCCCACTTTCACGCACGTCCGCGAGCTGGTCGAAGTGGACCCCGCCACCCCCGTCGACGGCTCGCAGGAGATCGCGATCGTCGCGGCCGAGACCGGCGCCGCCATGCACCACTGCCACGTCAACAGCACCTCCGGCTACCAGATCGACCGTGTGCTCGCCGCGCTGGAGGCGAGCCGTTCGGCCGGGTCACGGGTGACCGTGGAGGCCTATCCCTACGGGGCGGGCAGTACGGGTATCGGCGCGGCCTTCCTCTCACCGGAGCGCCTGAAGATGAAGGGGCTCTCGCCGTCCAGCGTGATCATGCTGGAGTCGGGTGAGCGGATCGCCGACGAGCGGCGTCTGCTCCAGGTGCGTGCCGAGCAACCGGGTGCGCCGTGCATCCTGGAGTTCCTCGATGAGAGCAGCCCGCGTGACCTCGCGCTGCTGCGCCAGGCGCTCGCGTTCCCCGACTCCATCGTCGCCAGTGACGCCCTGCCCGTGTACTGGAAGAACGGCACCAGCGAGAGCACGGAATGGCCGTTGCCGCCCGGTGGCGCGACGCATCCGCGCACGTCCGGGACGTATGCCAAGACGTTGCGCCTGATGGTGCGCGAGAGCGGGGCCTGGACCTGGCTGGAGGCGTTCCGGCGCTGCTCCTACCTGCCTGCGCGCGTCCTCGACGAGGTCGCCCCCGCCGCGCGGGCCAAGGGCAGGCTTGACGTCGGAGCGGACGCCGACATCGTCGTGCTTGACCCGGGCGCGGTCACCGACGCGGCCACCTATTTCGACCCGACAAGGCCTTCGGTCGGCGTCCGGCATCTCTTCGTCTCGGGTGTCGCGGTTGTCGCCGACGGAAATCTGCGCACCGACGCGTTCCCCGGCAAACCGCTGCGCGGTGAGCCGAGATGA
- a CDS encoding CPBP family intramembrane glutamic endopeptidase, with product MATVVRTRANGLVVFLVLAFTLAWVGMIGAYALGFSLVSPLVQLPFAFAPALAAFIVRKWVTGEGFADAGLRLRLRAAWPQYLAAWLGPAALVAATAGVAVVFGVRLAPLDGQVGGLPGWALVAILLLVVPLLTPIYWGEEFGWTSYLRQRVCPGRPVAATVVTGLIWAVWHYPLAFVGYIEFDDVVVGLAVWTVSFLCQEVLLSWLRVRSGSVWTASLAHSGNNMMLSLLVGFLLADVSVIAVTVIMTIPMAVLSLWVLATGRLVAPVPASPGSSARAV from the coding sequence ATGGCGACTGTGGTCAGAACCCGTGCGAACGGGCTTGTGGTGTTCCTCGTCCTCGCGTTCACCCTGGCCTGGGTGGGCATGATCGGCGCGTACGCGCTCGGCTTCTCGTTGGTGAGTCCGTTGGTGCAACTGCCGTTCGCGTTCGCGCCGGCGCTGGCGGCGTTCATCGTGCGGAAGTGGGTGACCGGCGAGGGGTTCGCGGACGCGGGACTGCGGTTGAGGCTGCGTGCGGCGTGGCCGCAGTACCTCGCGGCGTGGCTCGGTCCGGCGGCTCTGGTCGCCGCTACCGCCGGCGTGGCTGTGGTGTTCGGCGTGCGCCTCGCGCCGTTGGACGGTCAGGTGGGCGGGTTGCCGGGATGGGCGCTGGTCGCGATTCTGCTGCTCGTCGTCCCGCTGCTCACGCCGATCTACTGGGGTGAGGAGTTCGGTTGGACCAGTTACCTGCGTCAGCGGGTGTGCCCCGGCCGTCCGGTGGCGGCGACCGTCGTGACCGGGCTGATCTGGGCGGTGTGGCACTATCCGCTCGCGTTTGTCGGGTACATCGAGTTCGACGACGTCGTGGTCGGCCTCGCGGTGTGGACGGTGTCGTTCCTGTGCCAGGAGGTTCTGCTGAGCTGGTTGCGGGTGCGCAGCGGCAGTGTGTGGACCGCGAGTCTCGCTCATTCCGGCAACAACATGATGCTGTCCCTGCTGGTTGGGTTTCTCCTTGCGGACGTGAGCGTGATAGCCGTGACGGTCATCATGACGATTCCGATGGCGGTGCTTTCCTTGTGGGTACTGGCCACTGGGCGGCTGGTCGCACCAGTTCCGGCGTCGCCAGGTAGTTCTGCCCGGGCCGTGTGA
- a CDS encoding STAS domain-containing protein has translation MSIVSEGDGTSASKAATGTERSTSVLSFQGEVDMVSGEHFATHLHAALTTGVELLVIDMLRVDFLGSAGLAALVRFHTEAARRGIDVRLVCGRAARRTIELTGLADRFTPADTLSAALGPGRAQDPPHSAQ, from the coding sequence GTGTCCATAGTCAGCGAAGGTGATGGAACGTCCGCGAGCAAGGCAGCAACCGGCACAGAGCGTTCGACGTCCGTCCTGTCTTTCCAGGGCGAGGTCGACATGGTCAGCGGCGAGCACTTCGCCACGCACCTGCACGCCGCACTGACCACCGGCGTGGAACTGCTGGTGATCGACATGCTCCGCGTCGACTTCCTCGGTTCGGCCGGGCTGGCCGCGTTGGTCAGGTTCCACACCGAAGCCGCGCGGCGCGGAATCGACGTACGCCTGGTCTGCGGCCGCGCAGCCCGCCGCACCATCGAACTGACCGGGCTCGCCGACCGGTTCACCCCGGCCGACACGCTGTCCGCGGCGTTGGGTCCAGGACGTGCACAGGACCCGCCACACAGCGCACAGTAG